A single genomic interval of Streptosporangiales bacterium harbors:
- a CDS encoding phosphoenolpyruvate synthase — MTEIHAHQVAGRDAGSDGPLVAGLAAFGRDDLELAGGKAANLGELVRQGFPVPGGFVVTTEAYALVVERAGLACAIADRLAAGEHDGAGIRAAFAAAAVPDEVREAVRAGYAELGGGPVAVRSSATAEDLPGAAFAGQQDTYLNVNGEDALLAAVADCWASLWTDRAIAYRERRGVDQHAVRIAVVVQAMVDADTAGVLFTANPVTGERGELVVDASTGLGEAVVSGLVTPDHYVLDRGGAVQEWTPGRAEVVIRTAADGGVTHDESASAEAQRLPDAVLRELAKLGVGVEAHFGRPQDTEWAVVGGQVYLLQARPMTALPPPPLRLNRVQRRAGTILLDYLPVRPYPLDVTTWMVHGPLGMMNRVFASLNIRMDLLSALYEEDGVVYRIVPPQPHPSPKTLAAPFLLLRRARRYDSAAWMRDPRYAEYLECKAELAGRDVRALPWRQLVGMVREALALVEYVTVLRIDYLPSAGVALLRLRLALMLFGFRGAMSDLLISPTTTSQTNDALDELAAQVRADSQLRQAFADLDTTELRDALRTDQRFADFQTALDAFLAEYGHRETVSPILASQPTWQDAPETVLDLVKVLVEQQAGDAPADRAEPALAELLARPLVRRLNLQRRVRRWVASACAGVACREDTHFHFTKPLPILRRTLFELGRRLTAAGVVREPFDVFHLELDELEVVEDEASLGGAAGERLRAAVVTRAAKRDELAGVRMIDPRAVYPDRGVVGTALVSGTPACGGRVTAPVRVVHGPADFGALRSGEVLVCPYTNPAWTPLFQRAAAVVVDAGGPASHAAIVAREYGLPAIMGTGVATSTLTDGQLVTVDGDRGQVLPADGEEA, encoded by the coding sequence ATGACTGAGATCCACGCGCACCAGGTAGCGGGTCGCGATGCCGGCAGCGACGGTCCGCTCGTCGCAGGGCTGGCCGCGTTCGGCCGCGACGACCTCGAGCTGGCCGGCGGCAAGGCCGCCAACCTCGGGGAGCTGGTACGGCAGGGCTTCCCTGTGCCCGGTGGTTTCGTGGTCACCACCGAGGCCTACGCGCTGGTCGTCGAGCGGGCCGGCCTGGCCTGCGCGATCGCCGACCGGCTGGCCGCGGGCGAGCACGACGGTGCCGGCATCCGGGCGGCCTTCGCCGCCGCGGCGGTCCCTGACGAGGTACGCGAGGCCGTCCGCGCGGGCTACGCGGAGCTCGGTGGCGGGCCGGTCGCCGTACGGTCGAGCGCGACCGCCGAGGACCTGCCGGGCGCGGCGTTCGCCGGGCAGCAGGACACCTACCTGAACGTCAACGGCGAGGACGCCCTGCTTGCGGCGGTGGCCGACTGCTGGGCGTCGCTGTGGACCGACCGCGCGATCGCGTACCGCGAGCGACGCGGCGTCGACCAACACGCCGTGCGGATCGCCGTGGTCGTGCAGGCGATGGTGGACGCGGACACCGCGGGCGTGCTGTTCACCGCCAACCCGGTGACGGGGGAGCGCGGCGAACTGGTCGTGGACGCGAGCACAGGCCTCGGCGAGGCGGTCGTCTCCGGGCTGGTCACCCCCGACCACTACGTACTCGACCGAGGCGGAGCGGTGCAGGAGTGGACGCCTGGCCGCGCGGAGGTCGTCATCCGCACTGCGGCCGACGGTGGCGTCACACACGACGAGTCCGCCAGCGCGGAGGCGCAGCGGCTGCCCGATGCAGTGCTGCGCGAGCTGGCGAAGCTAGGCGTGGGTGTGGAGGCGCACTTCGGCCGTCCGCAGGACACCGAGTGGGCGGTGGTGGGTGGGCAGGTCTACCTGCTGCAGGCCCGCCCGATGACCGCGCTGCCGCCACCGCCGCTGCGGCTCAACCGGGTGCAGCGGCGGGCCGGCACCATCCTGCTCGACTACCTGCCGGTGCGCCCGTACCCGCTGGACGTGACCACGTGGATGGTGCACGGGCCGCTGGGCATGATGAACCGGGTCTTCGCCAGCCTGAACATAAGGATGGATCTGCTGTCCGCCCTGTACGAGGAGGACGGCGTGGTGTACCGGATCGTGCCGCCGCAGCCGCACCCGAGCCCCAAGACGCTCGCCGCGCCGTTCCTGCTGCTGCGCAGGGCCAGGCGGTACGACTCGGCGGCCTGGATGCGCGACCCGCGGTACGCCGAGTACCTGGAGTGCAAGGCGGAGCTGGCCGGTCGCGACGTCCGGGCGCTGCCGTGGCGGCAGCTCGTCGGCATGGTCCGCGAGGCGCTGGCGCTCGTCGAGTACGTCACGGTGCTGCGCATCGACTACCTGCCGTCGGCCGGCGTCGCGCTGCTGCGGCTGCGGCTGGCGCTCATGCTGTTCGGCTTCCGGGGCGCGATGTCGGACCTGCTCATCTCGCCGACCACCACGTCGCAGACCAACGACGCGCTCGACGAGCTGGCCGCCCAGGTGCGCGCCGATTCGCAGCTGCGGCAGGCGTTCGCGGACCTCGACACCACCGAGCTGCGCGACGCACTGCGTACGGACCAGCGGTTCGCGGACTTCCAGACCGCCCTGGACGCGTTCCTCGCCGAGTACGGGCACCGTGAGACGGTCAGCCCGATCCTCGCTTCGCAGCCGACCTGGCAGGACGCGCCCGAGACGGTGCTCGACCTGGTGAAGGTCTTGGTCGAGCAGCAGGCCGGCGACGCGCCTGCCGACCGGGCTGAGCCGGCGCTGGCGGAGCTGCTCGCGCGGCCGTTGGTACGGCGGCTGAACCTGCAGCGACGCGTGCGGCGGTGGGTCGCGAGCGCCTGTGCGGGCGTCGCGTGCCGGGAGGACACGCACTTCCACTTCACCAAGCCGCTGCCGATCCTGCGGCGCACGCTGTTCGAGCTGGGCCGGCGGCTCACCGCCGCCGGCGTGGTCAGGGAGCCGTTCGACGTGTTCCACCTCGAGCTGGACGAGCTGGAGGTGGTCGAGGACGAGGCGTCGCTCGGCGGCGCCGCGGGCGAGCGGCTGCGTGCCGCCGTCGTGACGCGCGCAGCCAAACGGGACGAGCTCGCCGGGGTGCGGATGATCGACCCCCGCGCCGTCTACCCGGACCGGGGTGTCGTCGGCACCGCCCTCGTCTCTGGCACGCCGGCCTGCGGCGGCCGGGTCACGGCCCCGGTGCGTGTCGTGCACGGGCCGGCGGACTTCGGCGCGCTGCGCAGCGGCGAGGTGCTCGTCTGCCCGTACACCAACCCGGCGTGGACACCGCTGTTCCAGCGCGCGGCGGCCGTCGTGGTGGACGCCGGCGGGCCAGCGTCGCACGCGGCGATCGTAGCGCGGGAGTACGGACTGCCTGCGATCATGGGCACCGGTGTCGCCACCAGCACGTTGACCGACGGGCAGCTGGTGACCGTCGACGGCGACCGCGGCCAGGTGCTGCCGGCGGACGGCGAGGAGGCGTGA
- a CDS encoding TetR family transcriptional regulator: protein MTNNATDAVDHRKLPRRRGKALNTAIYQAALAELVEGGFAALTMERIAERARASKASLYRRWPSRLELVMDAVYHMLPSEDTVPDTGSLRGDLLTAFRSINEQLGGPVGEAFKVVLSDALRDPERGAEIRERARGNGVRVVREIAQRGVRRGEVSPDALIQRRLEAGQALLRHHFLFVGSVPDEVIVQIVDDVVLPLLHAPVR, encoded by the coding sequence ATGACCAACAACGCGACGGACGCCGTCGACCACCGGAAGCTGCCCAGGCGGCGCGGTAAGGCGCTCAACACGGCGATCTACCAGGCCGCGCTGGCGGAGCTCGTCGAGGGCGGCTTCGCCGCTTTGACCATGGAGCGCATCGCGGAGCGGGCCAGGGCGAGCAAGGCATCGCTCTACCGGCGCTGGCCGAGCCGGTTGGAGCTGGTGATGGACGCCGTCTACCACATGCTGCCGAGCGAGGACACCGTGCCGGACACCGGCTCGCTGCGCGGCGACCTGCTCACCGCGTTCCGCAGCATCAACGAGCAGCTCGGCGGGCCGGTGGGCGAGGCGTTCAAGGTGGTGCTCAGCGACGCGCTGCGCGACCCGGAGCGCGGGGCGGAGATACGCGAGCGTGCCCGCGGCAACGGGGTGCGCGTGGTGCGCGAGATCGCGCAACGGGGAGTGCGGCGCGGCGAGGTGTCACCTGACGCCCTGATACAGCGCCGGCTGGAGGCCGGCCAGGCGTTGCTGCGGCACCACTTCCTGTTCGTCGGGTCGGTGCCCGACGAGGTGATCGTGCAGATAGTGGACGACGTCGTGCTCCCGCTCCTGCACGCCCCGGTCAGGTAG
- a CDS encoding FAD-dependent oxidoreductase, which produces MRVIVIGAGVIGLTCATRLLDEGFDVDVVARDLPEETTSAVAAAIWYPYLAEPVDKVTAWSATSYQRFIELGKTDPDTGIRMRWGTELHRLPQSAPEWAASVRGFQRVSPPPTGFRDAWRFETPVIDMAIYLDWLSRRITEAGGRITRMALPGMPNRAPLVVNCSGLAARSLVGDLDLTPVRGQVVRLSQVGLTEWLLDASAGGETSTYVVPRINDIVVGGTAQHGDWNRRPDADTAAEMLQHARALVPELAEAEVLTHRVGLRPSRSTIRLETEHTPDGTGIVHCYGHGGAGVTLSWGCADEVAAKVRNLVTT; this is translated from the coding sequence GTGCGCGTCATCGTCATCGGGGCGGGTGTGATCGGGCTGACCTGTGCGACGCGCCTGCTCGACGAGGGGTTCGACGTCGACGTGGTGGCGCGGGACCTGCCCGAGGAGACGACGTCCGCGGTGGCCGCGGCGATCTGGTACCCGTACCTGGCCGAACCGGTCGACAAGGTGACCGCGTGGTCGGCGACGAGCTACCAGCGGTTCATCGAGCTGGGCAAGACCGACCCGGACACCGGCATCAGGATGCGCTGGGGCACCGAGCTGCACCGGCTGCCGCAGAGCGCGCCCGAGTGGGCGGCCTCCGTACGCGGCTTCCAGCGCGTCTCGCCACCGCCCACCGGCTTCCGCGACGCCTGGCGGTTCGAGACGCCGGTCATCGACATGGCGATCTACCTCGACTGGTTGAGCAGGCGGATCACCGAGGCGGGCGGGCGGATCACCCGGATGGCGCTGCCCGGCATGCCGAACCGGGCCCCGCTGGTGGTCAACTGCAGCGGGCTGGCGGCGAGGTCCCTGGTCGGCGACCTCGACCTCACTCCCGTACGCGGCCAGGTCGTGCGACTGTCGCAGGTCGGGCTCACCGAGTGGCTGCTCGACGCGTCCGCCGGCGGCGAGACGTCGACGTACGTCGTGCCGCGGATCAACGACATCGTCGTCGGCGGCACGGCCCAGCACGGCGACTGGAACCGGCGGCCGGACGCCGACACCGCCGCCGAGATGCTGCAGCACGCCCGCGCGCTCGTACCCGAGCTCGCCGAGGCCGAGGTACTCACCCACCGGGTCGGCCTACGGCCGAGCCGGTCGACCATACGCCTGGAGACCGAGCACACCCCGGACGGCACCGGCATCGTGCACTGCTACGGCCACGGCGGCGCCGGCGTAACCCTCTCCTGGGGCTGCGCCGACGAGGTCGCAGCCAAGGTCCGCAACCTGGTCACTACCTGA
- a CDS encoding amidohydrolase family protein has protein sequence MTEPVLFKDCRLIDGTGGDPVERASVVVDGGRISEVVTGAAPNGTFARTVDCAGSTLLPGLIDVHVHLGAIDVNVVEQHRRYPTSLAAMKIASIVHDTLRQGFTTVRDAGGADWGFKAAVEQGLVDGPDLYVAGRPLSQTGGHGDFRTMAETGDPLSCCPELGYVMRVCDGPDAVLQAAREQLRLGADHVKVMASGGAMSPTDSLESVQYTPEEIRSAVTAARSVGTYVMAHAIAPEAIRNCVEAGARSIEHGNLIDDDTAKLMAEYGTFLVPTLSVYQNLVEDGERYGVAANSLAKAKAALERGFQAVETAHRFGVPLASGSDLLGEAAAGKARELELKAEVIGANAAIVSATRTNAELLGLDAEIGTVEPNKRADLLLVDGDPLADLGILRDPGKLRMVVKAGRVVDGG, from the coding sequence ATGACAGAACCGGTGCTGTTCAAGGACTGCCGACTGATCGACGGCACCGGTGGCGACCCGGTCGAGCGCGCCTCGGTGGTCGTCGACGGCGGCCGGATCAGCGAGGTGGTCACCGGCGCCGCACCGAACGGAACGTTCGCCCGCACCGTCGACTGCGCCGGCAGCACGCTGCTGCCCGGCCTCATCGACGTCCACGTGCACCTGGGCGCGATCGACGTCAACGTGGTCGAGCAGCACCGCCGCTACCCCACCAGCCTCGCGGCCATGAAGATCGCCAGCATCGTCCACGACACCCTGCGCCAGGGCTTCACCACCGTAAGGGACGCAGGCGGCGCCGACTGGGGTTTCAAGGCTGCCGTCGAGCAGGGCCTGGTCGACGGGCCCGACCTGTACGTCGCGGGACGGCCGCTGTCGCAGACCGGCGGACACGGCGACTTCAGGACCATGGCGGAGACCGGCGACCCGCTGTCGTGCTGCCCGGAGCTCGGTTACGTGATGCGGGTCTGCGACGGCCCGGACGCCGTGCTGCAGGCGGCGCGGGAGCAGCTGCGCCTCGGCGCGGACCACGTGAAGGTGATGGCGAGCGGCGGCGCCATGTCGCCGACCGACTCGCTGGAGTCGGTGCAGTACACCCCGGAGGAGATCCGCAGCGCCGTCACCGCGGCGCGAAGCGTCGGCACGTACGTGATGGCGCACGCCATCGCACCAGAGGCGATCCGCAACTGCGTCGAGGCGGGCGCGCGTTCGATCGAGCACGGCAACCTGATCGACGACGACACCGCCAAGCTGATGGCGGAGTACGGCACGTTCCTGGTGCCGACGCTGTCGGTGTACCAGAACCTGGTCGAGGACGGCGAACGGTACGGCGTGGCCGCGAACAGCCTGGCGAAGGCGAAGGCGGCGCTCGAACGCGGCTTCCAGGCCGTCGAGACCGCGCATCGCTTCGGCGTACCGCTCGCGTCCGGCTCCGACCTGCTCGGCGAGGCCGCGGCCGGCAAGGCCAGGGAGCTGGAGCTGAAGGCCGAGGTCATCGGCGCGAACGCGGCGATCGTCTCGGCCACTCGCACCAACGCCGAGCTGCTCGGGCTGGACGCGGAGATCGGCACGGTGGAGCCGAACAAGCGCGCCGACCTGCTGCTCGTGGACGGTGACCCGCTCGCCGACCTCGGCATCCTGCGCGACCCGGGCAAGCTGCGCATGGTCGTAAAGGCCGGCCGGGTCGTCGACGGCGGCTGA